The Methanobacterium sp. Maddingley MBC34 DNA window AGCGTAATATACATTTAATAATTTATTAGTAACCTAAATGTTCTTTAACAACATTTTAGATAGTTTTCAATCCTTTTTTATAAATTCTCACCAAAACCTTTTTAAAGCTCAAGATATAAACAAACTTGGATAAGGCTTTTTATGAATTACCATCTTAAGCACAATTAACTCAATGGAGGCATTATTATGAGTACAGAATCATTTGAACGTTGTAATCAGATTTTAAAACATATTATGGGGGACACAAGTGTGCCGAGGAACATTAGAAGGGCTGCCGAGGAATCTAAGAATTTATTATCAAAGGATGATGATGAACCCACTGTCCGAGCCAGTACTGTTATATCTATTTTAGATGAGATAAGCAATGACCCAAATATTCCTATCCACGCGAGAACCCTTATTTGGAATGTTTTAAGTGAGTTAGAATCAGTTCGTGAATAAAATCATTAAATCAATTTTTTTTGGAATTATTCTTTGGTTTTTTCAACGTCCATAAACTTGTTTTTAGTCTGTTTTTGTGAATAGACTTATTCTAAAGAGTAGGTAATCATAAATCAAATTTAAACCAAAAAAACTAAAGACAATTTAGTTTCTTTTTTCTTTAAAAAATAGAATTTGAATATTAAAATTTAATTTAAGTATTAGAATTCCATATTACTTAGAACACAAGCTACAAATTGGATTTTTGCAGTTTCTTCAACGAATTCTGCTAGAAGAGCTGTTTCTTTTAGGTTTTTTCCAGTGGCCACCACACCATGCTTTTCCAAAATAACCATATCTTCTTCTTTAAGACCTTCACCAACCAACTGGGCCAGTTGGAGTGTTCCTGGTTGGGCATAGTCAACCATCTTTAAAAATGGTTTCCTTCGTTCACCAAACCCCTCTAAGCGTTCAATTTTTTTTCCAGACATTGCAAAACCAGTTGCATATGTGGAATGGGTGTGAACGATTGCACCAACATTTTTATTTTTATAGACCTCCAAGTGAAGTTGAAGTTCTGATGATGGATTTTTCCCACCAGCCAGTATTTTACCATCCATATCTACCAGGACTATTTCATCCTCCTTAACATATCCCAATGAAACCCCACTGGGAGTAATGGCCACAATATTCTGGAATCTTGTGCTTATATTTCCTGATTTACCTGGAGCCAGTCCTTTACTGTAAAG harbors:
- a CDS encoding hypothetical protein (PFAM: Uncharacterised protein family (UPF0147)); this translates as MSTESFERCNQILKHIMGDTSVPRNIRRAAEESKNLLSKDDDEPTVRASTVISILDEISNDPNIPIHARTLIWNVLSELESVRE
- a CDS encoding ribulose-5-phosphate 4-epimerase-like epimerase or aldolase (PFAM: Class II Aldolase and Adducin N-terminal domain~TIGRFAM: L-ribulose-5-phosphate 4-epimerase) — protein: MNQHPLTMEICEIAHYLYSKGLAPGKSGNISTRFQNIVAITPSGVSLGYVKEDEIVLVDMDGKILAGGKNPSSELQLHLEVYKNKNVGAIVHTHSTYATGFAMSGKKIERLEGFGERRKPFLKMVDYAQPGTLQLAQLVGEGLKEEDMVILEKHGVVATGKNLKETALLAEFVEETAKIQFVACVLSNMEF